The region AAGATCCTGCATGTCGCCCGCGAAGCCCACGTCGACGCCATCCACCCGGGCTACGGTTTTCTCTCCGAACGCGCGCTCTTCGCCCGCCGCTGCCAGGAGGCCGGCATCGTCTTCATCGGCCCCACCCCGGATGCGATCGAGCGCATGGGCGACAAGGTGGCCGCGCGCGCGCTGATGCGCGCCGCCAAGGTGCCGGTGGTGCCCGGCTCCGACGGCACCATCGCCAGCGAGGAGGAGGTTATCAGCATCTGCCGGCAGATCGGCTTCCCGGTGATGCTCAAGGCTGCCGCCGGCGGCGGCGGCAAGGGCATGCGCATGGTGGCGCGCGAAGCCGACTTGGCGGCGGCAGTGCGCGGCGCGCGCTCGGAGGCCCGCTCGTCATTCGGTGACGATCGCATGTACGTGGAGAAATTCGTCACCCAGCCGCGCCACGTCGAGATCCAGGTGATGGCCGACACCCACGGCAACACCGTGCACCTCTACGAGCGTGAATGCTCGATCCAGCGGCGCCACCAGAAGGTGGTCGAGGAAACCCCCTCCCCCGCCATCACCCAGGAGATCCGCGAGCAGATGGGGGCGGTAGCGGTACAAGCGGCCCAGGCGGTCAATTACGTCGGCGCCGGCACCATCGAGTTCCTGGTCGACGCCGCGCGCAACTTCTACTTCCTCGAAATGAACACCCGCATCCAGGTCGAGCACGCCATCACCGAGATGGTCACCGGCATCGACCTGGTCAAGACCCAGATCCTGGTCGCCGCCGGCGCACCCCTGCCGTTCACACAACGTGATATCGTGCAAAGCGGCCACGCCATCGAGTGCCGCATCTACGCCGAAGATCCTTACAACAAGTTCTTCCCCTCGCCGGGGCAGATCGATTTCCTCCAGACCCCGGGCGGCATCGGCATCCGCGATGACAGCGGCGTCTACGAGGGCTACGAAGTCAGCCTCTACTACGATCCGATGATCTCCAAGCTGATCGCCTGGGGCCGCACCCGCGAGGAAGCCATTCAAAGGATGCGCCGGGCGCTCGACGAGTACCGCATCCACGGCCTCACCACCAACCTGGCTTTCCACCGCTGGATCCTACTGCACCCGCGCTTTCTGGCGGGCGACTTCGACACCAACTTCATCGCCGAGGAATTTCACGGCCTGGTCGATGGTGACCGGCCGCGGCTGCGCGAGGCGGCCCTGGCGGCCGCCGCCATCGCCGAACGCCACCGCGAACGCGAGCGCAGCCTGCTGATCACCACCGCCACCCCCTCGGCCGCGCAATCGGCCTGGCGCCAAGCCGCGCGCCGCGGCGCCCTGCGCGATTGATCCTCATGCAGCTCATTGGCCGCAACGAAGGCTGACCGTGGCATACCGCGCAGAACTCGACGAGCAGACCTATCTCATCGAC is a window of Deltaproteobacteria bacterium DNA encoding:
- the accC gene encoding acetyl-CoA carboxylase biotin carboxylase subunit codes for the protein MFKRILIANRGEIAVRVIRACRELGIETVAVYSEADRTALHVKQADYAYHVGPPPSAESYLVIDKILHVAREAHVDAIHPGYGFLSERALFARRCQEAGIVFIGPTPDAIERMGDKVAARALMRAAKVPVVPGSDGTIASEEEVISICRQIGFPVMLKAAAGGGGKGMRMVAREADLAAAVRGARSEARSSFGDDRMYVEKFVTQPRHVEIQVMADTHGNTVHLYERECSIQRRHQKVVEETPSPAITQEIREQMGAVAVQAAQAVNYVGAGTIEFLVDAARNFYFLEMNTRIQVEHAITEMVTGIDLVKTQILVAAGAPLPFTQRDIVQSGHAIECRIYAEDPYNKFFPSPGQIDFLQTPGGIGIRDDSGVYEGYEVSLYYDPMISKLIAWGRTREEAIQRMRRALDEYRIHGLTTNLAFHRWILLHPRFLAGDFDTNFIAEEFHGLVDGDRPRLREAALAAAAIAERHRERERSLLITTATPSAAQSAWRQAARRGALRD